The Dethiosulfovibrio peptidovorans DSM 11002 genome has a window encoding:
- the typA gene encoding translational GTPase TypA: MHAVEKIRNVAIIAHIDHGKTTLIDSIFRATRVFRENARIEERVMDSGELERERGITITSKHCTVEWGDYLINIVDTPGHADFSGEVERVLSMVDSVLLLVDANEGPMPQTRYVLSRALSLGLNPIVVINKVDRPRAVPDQALDKTIDLFIELGANEHQLEFPVLYGSGLDGWLVKDLDDERDEMNPLFETIVESVKAPEAKLDEPFRMQISTLGWNDYVGQIGCGKITSGVIKQGEPFLQTKTKWRHPSNTSEGWDVLGSSQEKASHIWVTRGLDRVEVEQACAGDIVWITGPKGIDIGDTFASPASEQPPFPPLMIEEPTVSMFFLVNNGPFAGRDGSPLTLRQLKARLERETHSNVALRVEDLGRPDGLKVSGRGELQLAILIEEMIREGSELCVSKPEVITKKDDLGHRLEPLEQLVIEVPESYQGVVIEKLAQRKADLTDMAVLDTGVVKMTFDIPTRGLIGYRGEFLTDTRGLGIMASRFVGYGHWKGDITSRNRGSMVSMDTGSATGYQLENLQERGTLFIAPGTEVYNGQVVGENSRPGDIPCNPTKKKQTSNHRSATKDMGIKLDVPRSVTLDKALEWIGDDELVEATPKEIRIRKAILDMNERKKASKKTA; this comes from the coding sequence GTGCATGCGGTAGAAAAAATACGTAACGTAGCGATAATAGCCCATATCGATCATGGGAAGACCACGTTGATCGATTCTATATTCCGAGCCACCAGAGTCTTCCGTGAAAACGCCAGAATCGAGGAAAGGGTTATGGACAGCGGAGAGCTTGAGAGGGAAAGAGGCATAACCATAACCTCGAAACACTGTACCGTCGAATGGGGCGACTATCTTATCAACATAGTGGACACCCCGGGACACGCCGATTTCTCCGGCGAGGTAGAGAGGGTCCTTTCCATGGTCGACTCGGTCCTTCTATTGGTGGACGCCAACGAGGGCCCCATGCCACAAACCCGTTACGTCCTCTCCAGGGCTCTAAGCCTGGGATTGAATCCGATAGTGGTCATCAACAAAGTCGATCGCCCCAGAGCTGTCCCCGACCAGGCCCTCGATAAAACCATCGACCTGTTCATCGAGCTGGGTGCGAACGAGCATCAGCTAGAGTTCCCCGTACTATACGGATCTGGGCTGGACGGTTGGTTAGTGAAGGACCTGGATGACGAGAGGGACGAGATGAACCCTCTCTTCGAGACCATAGTGGAAAGCGTCAAGGCCCCGGAGGCCAAGCTTGACGAGCCCTTCCGTATGCAGATAAGCACCCTGGGCTGGAACGACTACGTAGGCCAGATAGGTTGCGGAAAGATAACCTCGGGAGTCATAAAACAGGGCGAGCCTTTCCTACAGACCAAGACAAAGTGGAGACATCCGTCCAATACCTCCGAGGGTTGGGACGTGTTGGGATCCTCCCAGGAAAAGGCATCCCATATATGGGTGACGAGAGGACTCGACAGGGTCGAGGTCGAACAGGCCTGTGCGGGAGATATCGTATGGATAACGGGGCCCAAGGGCATCGACATAGGAGACACCTTCGCTTCTCCTGCCTCTGAGCAACCTCCCTTTCCTCCTTTGATGATAGAGGAACCCACCGTATCCATGTTCTTCCTGGTCAACAACGGCCCCTTTGCCGGAAGGGATGGATCACCTCTGACCTTGAGACAGCTCAAGGCGAGACTTGAAAGGGAGACCCATAGCAACGTGGCCCTCAGGGTCGAGGACCTGGGAAGACCGGACGGACTCAAGGTTTCCGGAAGGGGCGAGTTGCAACTGGCCATACTGATAGAGGAGATGATCCGGGAAGGATCGGAGCTCTGCGTATCCAAACCGGAGGTTATAACCAAAAAGGACGACCTGGGGCACAGACTGGAACCGCTGGAACAGTTGGTAATAGAGGTTCCAGAATCCTATCAGGGAGTCGTCATAGAAAAGCTGGCCCAGAGAAAGGCGGACCTGACCGACATGGCCGTTCTGGACACGGGAGTCGTAAAGATGACCTTCGACATCCCCACCAGGGGTCTGATCGGCTACAGAGGCGAGTTTCTCACCGACACAAGAGGCCTTGGGATAATGGCTTCCAGGTTCGTGGGATACGGTCACTGGAAGGGGGACATAACCTCCAGGAACAGAGGATCCATGGTCAGTATGGACACCGGCTCAGCGACGGGATACCAGTTGGAGAACCTCCAGGAAAGAGGAACTCTCTTCATCGCACCAGGAACGGAAGTTTACAACGGACAGGTCGTAGGGGAAAACTCCAGACCGGGTGACATACCGTGCAACCCGACCAAGAAAAAACAGACCTCCAACCACCGTTCGGCCACCAAGGACATGGGCATCAAACTCGACGTGCCCAGATCGGTCACGTTGGACAAGGCCCTCGAATGGATCGGGGACGACGAGCTGGTGGAGGCTACTCCGAAGGAAATCCGAATCAGAAAGGCCATCCTCGACATGAACGAGAGGAAAAAGGCATCCAAGAAAACGGCTTAA
- a CDS encoding DUF523 domain-containing protein produces MIVVSSCLLGMPCRYDGSGFRRPDIIEILEGRDVLPLCPEQLGGLPTPRTPCEIVNGVVMGKDGIERTGYFRRGAVLALEAISKFDVTVALLKEKSPSCGSSLIYDGSFSGRVTKGRGIFASALVDMGVTVFSEESLKGLISFLI; encoded by the coding sequence ATGATAGTCGTCAGTTCCTGTCTCTTGGGTATGCCCTGTAGATACGACGGATCCGGGTTTCGTCGTCCCGACATAATAGAAATTCTGGAGGGACGAGATGTTCTGCCTCTCTGTCCCGAGCAGCTCGGCGGGCTTCCTACTCCCAGAACTCCCTGCGAGATAGTAAACGGTGTGGTGATGGGTAAGGATGGTATCGAGCGTACCGGATATTTCCGTAGGGGAGCAGTACTGGCACTCGAGGCGATTTCGAAATTCGACGTTACAGTGGCCTTGCTCAAGGAGAAGAGCCCTTCCTGCGGGTCCTCTCTGATCTATGACGGGTCTTTTTCCGGCAGGGTTACAAAGGGACGAGGGATCTTCGCTTCCGCCCTTGTGGATATGGGGGTGACGGTCTTTTCCGAGGAGAGCCTGAAGGGGCTTATCTCATTTTTGATCTAG
- a CDS encoding ribonucleoside triphosphate reductase, producing MVGYIRKRDGREVPFEKDRIRKAVMKAAAAVDIHDQKIGEAVTRQAESYLDIFFNHEGSPSVEQVQDLVEKILIEKGHADIAKAYILYRQQHSRLRDTRQLLGGAVEMVGQYLHKLDWKVNENSNMSYSLQGLNNYIASEITAQYWLNEIYPPSIREHHVSGDFHIHDLSNLSVYCCGWDLQDLLMNGFTGVSTKIGSRPPKHFRSALGQIVNFFYTLQGEAAGAQAFSNFDTYLAPFVQADGLSYKDVRQALQEFVFNLNVPTRVGFQTPFTNITMGLTPPKSLRDLPAIIGGCLCDSKLGDFQREMDMINRAFADVMLDGDARGKVFTFPIPTYNVTNEFDWDNETLEPIWEMTAKYGIPYFSNFINSDMSPDDARSMCCRLRLDNRELRKRGGGLFGSNPMTGSIGVVTLNMARIGYLAKDEDDFTKRVYDLMDSARESLEIKRKVLESLTESNLYPYSKFYLRTVKEDSGKYWNNHFNTIGLNGMNEAMLNFIGKDLTDREAIECSRRIMNAMKERMADYQADKESLYNLEATPAEGVTYRFAKADRDLFGDRIKCANHEATLTGADPYYTNSSQLPVNATDDIFDALDLQDELQTVYTGGTVFHGFLGERLPNGNGAKRLVRRIAENYRLPYFTVTPTFSVCPIHGYIAGEHEFCPLCAAEAEAEREREEVISS from the coding sequence ATGGTCGGGTACATTCGCAAAAGAGACGGCAGGGAAGTTCCCTTCGAGAAAGATCGGATACGCAAAGCCGTCATGAAGGCCGCCGCAGCCGTCGACATACATGACCAGAAAATAGGAGAGGCGGTGACTCGACAGGCCGAGTCGTACCTGGACATATTCTTCAACCACGAGGGATCCCCCTCGGTCGAACAGGTTCAGGACCTGGTAGAGAAGATCCTAATAGAGAAGGGACACGCCGACATAGCCAAGGCCTACATTCTCTACAGACAGCAGCATTCCAGATTGAGAGATACAAGACAGCTCCTGGGGGGAGCCGTCGAGATGGTCGGCCAGTACCTGCATAAACTGGACTGGAAGGTGAACGAAAACAGCAACATGAGCTACTCTCTCCAGGGACTCAACAACTATATAGCTTCGGAGATCACCGCCCAGTACTGGCTCAACGAGATCTATCCGCCCTCCATAAGGGAACATCATGTGTCGGGAGATTTCCACATTCACGACCTGAGCAACCTATCGGTATACTGTTGTGGATGGGATCTACAGGACCTCCTGATGAATGGGTTCACCGGGGTAAGCACCAAAATAGGGAGCCGCCCTCCCAAACACTTCAGGAGCGCTCTAGGACAGATAGTCAACTTCTTCTATACCTTACAGGGCGAGGCCGCGGGAGCTCAGGCCTTCTCCAACTTCGACACCTATCTGGCTCCGTTCGTACAAGCCGACGGACTGTCCTATAAGGACGTGAGGCAAGCGTTGCAGGAATTCGTCTTCAACCTCAACGTTCCCACCAGGGTAGGATTCCAGACGCCTTTTACCAACATAACCATGGGCCTCACGCCTCCAAAATCCCTTAGGGACCTTCCCGCCATAATAGGAGGGTGCCTCTGCGACAGCAAACTGGGGGATTTCCAGAGGGAGATGGACATGATAAACCGGGCCTTCGCCGATGTGATGCTGGACGGCGACGCCAGGGGTAAGGTATTCACCTTTCCCATACCTACTTACAACGTAACCAACGAGTTCGACTGGGACAACGAAACGCTGGAACCGATATGGGAGATGACCGCCAAGTACGGCATCCCCTACTTCTCCAACTTCATAAACTCGGATATGAGTCCTGACGACGCCAGGTCGATGTGTTGCAGGCTCAGACTGGACAACAGGGAGCTTCGAAAAAGAGGAGGCGGTCTCTTCGGCTCCAACCCCATGACGGGATCCATAGGAGTAGTCACTTTGAACATGGCCAGAATAGGCTACCTGGCAAAGGACGAAGATGACTTCACGAAGCGGGTATACGACCTGATGGACTCGGCCAGGGAAAGTCTCGAGATAAAGAGGAAGGTATTGGAAAGCCTTACCGAGTCCAATCTGTACCCTTACTCCAAGTTCTACCTCAGAACGGTGAAGGAGGACTCGGGAAAATACTGGAACAACCACTTCAACACCATAGGGCTCAACGGAATGAACGAGGCCATGCTGAACTTCATTGGAAAGGACCTCACCGACAGAGAAGCGATCGAATGTTCAAGGAGAATAATGAACGCTATGAAGGAGAGAATGGCCGATTATCAGGCGGACAAAGAATCTCTGTACAACCTGGAGGCGACCCCCGCAGAAGGGGTGACCTATCGATTTGCCAAGGCGGACAGAGACCTGTTCGGAGACAGGATAAAGTGCGCCAATCACGAAGCGACCCTGACGGGAGCCGACCCCTACTACACGAACTCGTCCCAGCTGCCGGTAAACGCCACGGACGATATATTCGACGCCCTGGACCTCCAGGACGAACTCCAGACCGTCTACACCGGGGGAACCGTATTCCACGGATTCTTGGGAGAGAGGCTTCCGAACGGAAATGGAGCTAAGAGGCTCGTTCGTAGGATCGCCGAGAACTATAGACTACCCTATTTCACCGTCACGCCGACCTTCAGCGTCTGCCCGATACACGGCTATATCGCGGGAGAACACGAATTTTGTCCCCTCTGTGCAGCTGAAGCCGAGGCGGAAAGAGAGAGAGAAGAAGTGATTTCGTCTTGA
- a CDS encoding glycosyltransferase family 4 protein, whose amino-acid sequence MRKNLRILHVLSQLPEYTGSGHYVQALLAESAKKGHRCFLLSAGIDRWDMEGKDLPYIEEKNQIIVPFESRRLPFPIPGMSDVMPYKHSRFGDLTDKQMELYKEMFCEALIHSVKTFAPDLIHCHHLWLLTSITRLLFPEIPVVATSHGSDLRQMRNLPRFRGKVLEGCAKLNRVLALSAPQKEEIRQIYGISSDRISIVGGGYRSDLFTPKEKPEVPPVTLLYGGKISSEKGIPWLAGSLGKVHLPWRLIVAGRGTGQDGKRCVDMLEALGSKVQMVGQVPPSKMAALMGKSHVFILPSLHEGLPLVLLEALACGCSVVATALPGVLEIAKGITSSILETVPMNVSPDTVWAPGQESLSNMALALERQIGRTLSGESPPVPLEKLKNYTWESVFEKTEKAYFTALEETSPL is encoded by the coding sequence ATGAGAAAAAATCTCAGAATTCTTCACGTATTATCGCAGCTACCAGAATACACCGGAAGCGGACATTACGTTCAGGCTCTTCTAGCCGAAAGCGCAAAAAAAGGGCACCGGTGCTTTCTCCTGTCGGCGGGAATCGACCGATGGGATATGGAAGGAAAGGACCTTCCCTACATCGAGGAGAAAAATCAAATCATCGTCCCTTTCGAATCGAGACGACTTCCGTTTCCGATTCCCGGCATGAGCGATGTAATGCCCTACAAACACAGTAGATTCGGAGACCTTACGGACAAACAGATGGAGCTTTACAAAGAGATGTTCTGCGAAGCTCTCATCCATAGCGTAAAAACCTTCGCTCCGGACCTTATACACTGCCACCATCTATGGTTGTTGACATCCATAACGAGACTTCTTTTTCCGGAAATACCGGTAGTCGCAACCAGTCACGGAAGCGATCTGAGACAGATGAGAAATCTCCCGCGTTTCAGAGGGAAGGTCCTAGAAGGGTGCGCCAAATTGAACAGGGTTCTGGCGTTGAGCGCACCCCAAAAGGAGGAAATACGTCAGATATACGGCATCTCCTCCGATAGAATATCGATCGTCGGAGGAGGATACCGCTCCGACCTCTTCACTCCGAAAGAAAAGCCAGAAGTTCCTCCTGTCACCCTTCTATATGGCGGAAAAATCTCGTCGGAAAAGGGAATACCCTGGCTGGCTGGCTCTCTCGGAAAAGTTCATCTCCCCTGGAGATTGATCGTTGCGGGAAGGGGGACGGGGCAGGACGGCAAAAGATGCGTCGATATGCTCGAGGCCCTGGGATCCAAGGTCCAAATGGTGGGGCAGGTTCCCCCGTCGAAGATGGCTGCCCTGATGGGAAAATCTCACGTATTCATCCTGCCATCCCTTCATGAGGGACTGCCTCTGGTGCTGCTGGAGGCCCTGGCCTGCGGATGTAGCGTCGTCGCCACAGCCCTGCCGGGAGTTCTGGAAATAGCGAAGGGGATCACCTCCTCTATCCTGGAGACCGTGCCTATGAACGTATCGCCCGACACGGTATGGGCCCCCGGGCAGGAATCGCTATCTAACATGGCTTTAGCTCTGGAGAGACAGATTGGGAGAACCCTGAGCGGAGAATCTCCGCCCGTACCCTTGGAAAAACTGAAAAACTACACATGGGAATCGGTCTTCGAAAAAACAGAAAAAGCTTATTTTACGGCCCTGGAGGAAACTTCCCCGCTATAG
- a CDS encoding anaerobic ribonucleoside-triphosphate reductase activating protein, with amino-acid sequence MIIGGIRKTTLIDYPERIASMIFTRGCTFACPWCHNGGLLDQGEGLDEEDILDFLRRRIKIIDGLVISGGEPTVHEDLPRFISEVRKMGLLIKLDTNGSLPDRLEPLLDEKLVDYVAMDVKAPLEDYSAVAGVGGFEDAIVRSIEMIMKKARDYEFRTTFVPGLHDERSAEGIGRLVKGAKVHYLQYFRPVGTILDPEYRDKRRCTEEELDRYADIIGRYVEKAVCRI; translated from the coding sequence TTGATCATCGGAGGTATAAGGAAGACCACTCTGATAGACTATCCCGAACGGATAGCCTCCATGATATTCACCAGAGGCTGTACCTTTGCCTGCCCGTGGTGTCATAACGGAGGTCTTCTCGATCAGGGGGAGGGACTGGACGAAGAAGATATACTCGACTTCCTGAGGCGCAGAATAAAAATCATAGACGGCCTGGTGATCTCCGGCGGAGAACCGACCGTCCACGAGGATCTACCCCGCTTCATATCGGAGGTCAGAAAGATGGGGCTCCTGATAAAATTGGACACTAACGGCAGCCTGCCAGATCGCCTGGAGCCCCTTTTGGATGAAAAACTGGTCGACTACGTCGCTATGGACGTAAAGGCTCCTCTGGAAGACTACTCCGCTGTTGCAGGAGTCGGAGGGTTCGAGGATGCGATAGTCCGCAGCATAGAGATGATTATGAAAAAAGCCCGGGATTACGAGTTCAGAACGACCTTCGTGCCGGGGTTGCACGACGAGAGATCGGCGGAAGGAATCGGCCGACTGGTGAAGGGGGCAAAAGTTCACTACCTACAGTATTTCAGGCCCGTAGGAACGATCCTCGACCCCGAATACAGGGACAAAAGAAGGTGCACCGAGGAAGAACTCGACAGATACGCCGACATAATCGGACGATATGTGGAGAAAGCGGTATGCAGAATCTGA
- the nrdD gene encoding anaerobic ribonucleoside-triphosphate reductase, which yields MEKGKTRCEVYSRVVGFLSPVSQWNKGKKEEFKDRVTFDESTGNGLSKNN from the coding sequence ATGGAAAAAGGCAAGACAAGATGCGAGGTCTATTCGAGGGTCGTGGGTTTTCTCTCCCCGGTATCCCAATGGAACAAAGGTAAAAAAGAGGAGTTCAAGGACAGGGTCACCTTTGACGAATCGACCGGCAACGGCCTATCGAAAAACAACTAG
- a CDS encoding DUF72 domain-containing protein has product MREVRIGTCSWADRQLLSSGWYPSEAKDGERRLGFYSSRFNTVEVDSTFYAIPDITDVYRWASWTPPDFLFGIKAYGLFTFHSVQWSALPRWVRDEVGDRDSRVDFKRVPRAIRLELWRQFSDSIMPLHKIGKLGYVLFQIPPWAVFSERMIRYLDRVVEEAHPFRVAFEVRNGSWLSGDNKAVFLDRLRAHDVAYVVVDEPQLFWTVPPEVNVTASWGSVVRFHGRNEAAWERRGSSVGERFRYLYSQKELKPWRQRIGEISSNVDRTFVMFNNCWSDYSVRSAASMQAVMGLSHPVGLQAELDL; this is encoded by the coding sequence ATGAGGGAGGTCAGAATTGGTACCTGTTCATGGGCGGACAGACAACTTCTATCCAGCGGTTGGTATCCCTCGGAGGCCAAAGACGGCGAGAGACGGTTGGGTTTTTACTCGTCTCGCTTCAACACCGTAGAGGTAGACAGCACCTTTTACGCTATACCGGATATAACCGACGTGTATCGATGGGCGTCCTGGACTCCTCCTGACTTCCTGTTCGGCATAAAGGCCTACGGGCTTTTCACCTTTCATTCGGTCCAATGGAGTGCCCTGCCCAGATGGGTGAGGGACGAGGTCGGAGACAGAGACAGTCGGGTGGATTTCAAGAGGGTTCCTAGAGCGATACGTCTTGAGCTGTGGCGTCAGTTCTCCGATTCCATAATGCCTCTTCATAAAATAGGCAAGTTGGGGTACGTTTTATTTCAGATTCCACCTTGGGCGGTCTTTTCGGAAAGAATGATACGTTATCTGGATCGGGTCGTGGAGGAGGCCCATCCCTTCCGGGTAGCCTTCGAGGTGCGAAACGGGAGCTGGCTTTCCGGCGACAATAAGGCGGTCTTTCTCGATCGTCTCAGGGCCCATGACGTGGCCTACGTAGTGGTGGACGAGCCTCAGCTTTTCTGGACAGTGCCTCCGGAGGTTAACGTAACGGCTTCCTGGGGATCTGTAGTGAGATTCCACGGCAGAAACGAGGCCGCATGGGAGCGGAGGGGGTCCTCGGTGGGAGAGAGGTTTCGATATCTCTACTCTCAAAAAGAGCTCAAACCGTGGCGCCAGAGAATAGGCGAGATCTCCTCCAATGTGGACAGGACCTTCGTGATGTTCAACAACTGCTGGTCCGATTATTCCGTTCGCAGCGCCGCCTCCATGCAGGCGGTCATGGGGCTGTCTCATCCCGTCGGGTTACAGGCTGAGCTGGACCTATAG
- a CDS encoding NAD(P)H-dependent glycerol-3-phosphate dehydrogenase, with amino-acid sequence MKDEKRRLKPVDITVMGSGSWGTALAKVAANKGHSVVLWCRDEKQAELISESGRNDRYLPDVDLPSNITPTSDLVSAMKHSNMWIMAVPTQAARSLLSKLRSLETDMDGVSICNVAKGIEIDTLKRVSQIAQELTPKYKYTVLSGPSHAEEVVKGLPTAVVVASNHQEETSLWQDILTGETFRIYSSEDVCGVETGGALKNVIAIASGLAHRMEMGDNATAALVSRGLAEIMRLAVAMGAHPITLAGLAGIGDLMVTAYSRHSRNFRLGMALGEGLSLEEAIESLGQVAEGAYTVKAAVELGKKLNVELPISRSVYQVLYDGLSPKEAIRELMSRDPKPEYPPHIFQE; translated from the coding sequence ATGAAAGATGAAAAACGACGCCTGAAACCAGTGGATATAACCGTCATGGGATCCGGAAGCTGGGGAACCGCTCTAGCAAAGGTGGCTGCAAACAAAGGACATTCGGTCGTTCTATGGTGTAGAGACGAAAAACAGGCCGAACTTATATCGGAATCCGGCAGAAACGACCGGTATCTTCCCGATGTAGATCTACCATCAAATATAACACCTACAAGCGATCTCGTGTCGGCAATGAAACACTCCAACATGTGGATAATGGCGGTTCCGACCCAGGCAGCCAGATCGTTGCTCTCGAAACTAAGATCTCTTGAGACCGATATGGACGGGGTATCCATCTGCAACGTGGCCAAGGGAATAGAGATAGATACCCTTAAAAGGGTCAGCCAGATCGCCCAGGAATTGACGCCTAAATACAAATACACCGTATTATCCGGTCCTAGCCACGCGGAAGAGGTGGTAAAAGGGCTTCCTACCGCCGTCGTCGTCGCCTCCAACCATCAGGAGGAGACCTCTTTATGGCAGGACATCCTGACCGGAGAAACTTTCCGGATATACTCCAGCGAGGATGTATGCGGCGTCGAGACAGGAGGAGCCCTGAAAAACGTCATAGCCATAGCCTCCGGATTGGCCCACAGAATGGAGATGGGAGACAACGCCACAGCGGCCCTGGTAAGTAGGGGTCTAGCCGAGATAATGAGATTGGCCGTTGCCATGGGAGCTCACCCGATAACCCTGGCTGGTCTGGCTGGAATAGGAGACCTCATGGTTACGGCATACAGTCGACATTCGAGAAACTTCCGTCTCGGCATGGCCTTGGGAGAAGGGCTATCCCTGGAAGAGGCCATCGAATCTCTAGGGCAGGTGGCAGAGGGAGCATACACGGTTAAAGCTGCGGTAGAGCTTGGAAAAAAACTGAATGTGGAGCTACCGATATCTCGATCTGTATATCAAGTTCTCTACGATGGGCTCTCTCCGAAAGAAGCCATTAGAGAGTTGATGTCCCGAGACCCCAAGCCAGAATACCCCCCACATATATTTCAAGAATAG
- a CDS encoding sensor histidine kinase: MDENSNNRIDRIFTDVTGILSEGMDELTQIRMEEYEAYLAFRKEFGSVQRQVEEVVDACENCGRECRKARKELVVAAKGNLEKDEKEVYFRVEHLMKLHGSLEERERSLRAMRDHLAREIRHKEVMLKRTEDLGSRFRMAMEIIDSGKKVETPEQHGVLAAAIAMAERESAHMARDLHDGPAQKFADAVMTSELVERYISEGAYEDAIKEISSLKDAIFESDRDVRAVLHQLTPPGLDQGLDVAIGRLTERLSDRHGVEIDVSVEGMGWKIPLYMRANIFKILYQGMINAIRNGKASNISLRISVGEEYLRAQLSDDGIGFDVEAARLEADRRGSYGLRSMNERAELAGGSLSIESTPGRGTVVRLTIPLKGGEDL, translated from the coding sequence ATGGACGAGAACTCGAACAATCGAATCGACCGTATCTTTACCGACGTGACCGGTATTCTCTCGGAAGGTATGGACGAGTTGACCCAGATTCGAATGGAGGAGTACGAGGCTTATCTGGCCTTCCGTAAGGAATTCGGATCGGTTCAAAGACAGGTGGAGGAAGTGGTCGATGCCTGTGAGAACTGTGGCCGAGAGTGCAGAAAAGCTCGAAAAGAGCTTGTGGTAGCTGCTAAGGGAAACCTGGAGAAAGACGAGAAAGAGGTCTATTTTCGGGTTGAGCACTTGATGAAGCTTCACGGTAGTCTGGAGGAGAGGGAGAGAAGCCTCCGTGCCATGAGAGACCATCTGGCCAGGGAGATACGACACAAGGAAGTCATGTTGAAGAGGACCGAGGATCTGGGGTCTCGTTTCCGAATGGCAATGGAGATTATAGATAGCGGTAAGAAGGTCGAGACCCCGGAACAGCACGGAGTCCTGGCTGCGGCTATCGCCATGGCGGAGAGGGAAAGCGCCCATATGGCCAGGGACCTCCACGACGGGCCAGCTCAAAAGTTTGCCGATGCTGTAATGACCAGCGAGCTGGTGGAACGTTATATATCCGAGGGAGCCTACGAAGATGCTATTAAGGAAATCTCCAGCCTAAAGGACGCCATCTTCGAGTCGGATAGAGACGTTAGGGCCGTTTTGCATCAGCTGACCCCTCCTGGACTCGATCAGGGCTTGGATGTGGCCATAGGAAGATTGACCGAGAGGCTTTCGGATAGGCACGGAGTCGAGATAGATGTCTCGGTGGAGGGTATGGGGTGGAAGATTCCCCTTTACATGAGGGCCAACATATTCAAGATACTCTACCAGGGGATGATAAACGCCATCAGAAACGGCAAGGCGTCTAATATATCACTTCGAATTTCGGTGGGAGAAGAGTATTTAAGGGCGCAGCTTTCCGACGATGGGATAGGGTTCGACGTTGAAGCTGCCAGACTGGAGGCGGACAGGAGGGGGTCCTACGGTTTGAGGAGCATGAACGAAAGGGCGGAGCTCGCTGGAGGATCTTTGTCTATAGAAAGTACCCCCGGACGGGGAACGGTCGTAAGGTTGACGATTCCTCTTAAAGGAGGTGAAGACCTGTGA